Proteins encoded by one window of Puntigrus tetrazona isolate hp1 chromosome 17, ASM1883169v1, whole genome shotgun sequence:
- the entpd5a gene encoding LOW QUALITY PROTEIN: ectonucleoside triphosphate diphosphohydrolase 5 (The sequence of the model RefSeq protein was modified relative to this genomic sequence to represent the inferred CDS: deleted 1 base in 1 codon), whose amino-acid sequence MSQQMLLLTVVCMWLFAGYFLAEATYYNHHIYNRYRALNYHASMDNQLPPEVPVVTEEVAPRPVNFSRTFYGIMFDAGSTGTRIHIYKFIQKDPVELPVLDNEMYHAVKPGLSAYADMPDVGGETIRQLLKVAKKTIPKEQWIQTPVVLKATAGLRLLPQEKANALLNEVKEIFDDSPFFVPNNSVTIMNGTNEGVLAWVTVNFLTGHLYAKTKKTVGILDLGGGSTQITFLPRLKKTVLTAPPDYIAKINMFNSTFELYTHSYLGNGLIAARLATLGALGADGLDWKIFRSSCLPKKFREDWSFGGLTYKVSGIPDGFAGYKLCYQEVMRVVKGIVHQPFEVKGSSVFYAFSYYYDRAVESGLIDGSRGGTVEVRDFKKRAKEVCNKMTKYRPISPFLCMDMTYITCLLKEGFGFKDSTVLQLTKKVNNVETSWALGAIFDHFHKLNIH is encoded by the exons ATGTCTCAGCAGATGTTACTCTTAACGGTGGTGTGCATGTGGCTTTTTGCCGGGTACTTTCTGGCAGAAGCAACATATTACAACCACCATATCTACAACCGCTACCGTGCACTCAATTACCATGCCAGCATGGACAATCAGCTTCCTCCAGAGGTACCTGTGGTGACGGAG GAAGTCGCCCCTCGTCCGGTTAACTTCAGTCGCACCTTTTATGGAATCATGTTTGATGCCGGCAGCACTGGCACCCGTATCCATATTTACAAGTTCATCCAAAAAGACCCAG TGGAGCTTCCAGTGCTTGACAATGAGATGTACCACGCCGTGAAGCCTGGACTGTCAGCGTACGCGGATATGCCTGATGTG gGTGGGGAAACCATTAGGCAGCTGTTGAAGGTAGCAAAAAAGACGATACCCAAAGAGCAATGGATACAGACACCTGTGGTTCTGAAAGCCACTGCCGGCTTGCGCCTGCTGCCTCAAGAAAAAGCCAATGCTCTTTTGAATGAG GTCAAAGAAATTTTTGACGACTCTCCTTTCTTTGTGCCAAACAACAGCGTCACCATCATGAATGGCACCAATGAGG GGGTCTTGGCATGGGTTACCGTAAACTTCCTCACAG GTCATCTGTAtgctaaaacaaagaaaactgtCGGGATCCTGGATTTGGGTGGAGGTTCAACTCAGATTACTTTCCTCCCTCGGTTAAAG AAAACTGTGCTGACCGCTCCGCCAGACTACATTGCCAAAATCAACATGTTCAACAGCACTTTTGAGCTGTATACTCACAG TTATCTTGGCAATGGACTAATTGCTGCACGACTGGCAACTCTTGGCGCTCTTGGTGCTGATG GTCTTGACTGGAAAATTTTCAGAAGTTCTTGTTTGCCTAAAAAATTCAGAGAAGACTGGAGCTTTGGTGGACTCACCTACAAAGTCAGTGGAATCCCAGATG GTTTTGCAGGGTATAAATTGTGCTACCAAGAGGTAATGCGGGTGGTGAAAGGGATTGTGCACCAGCCCTTCGAAGTGAAGGGAAGCAGCGTCTTCTATGCTTTCTCCTATTACTACGACAGAGCTGTTGAGTCTGGACTCATCG ACGGGTCCCGTGGAGGTACTGTGGAAGTCAGGGATTTTAAAAAGAGAGCCAAAGAAG TGTGCAACAAGATGACTAAATACCGTCCGATCAGCCCCTTTTTATGCATGGACATGACCTACATCACATGCCTACTGAAAGAGGGATTTGGGTTCAAGGACAGCACTGTTCTGCAG CTTACAAAAAAGGTGAATAATGTGGAGACAAGCTGGGCACTCGGCGCCATCTTCGATCATTTCCACAAGCTCAATATTCATTAA